The following proteins are co-located in the Siansivirga zeaxanthinifaciens CC-SAMT-1 genome:
- a CDS encoding TIGR00266 family protein, which yields MTAHEIDYTIYGEEMQYVEIELDPQEGVVAEAGSFMMMDDGIKMETIFGDGSTKNEGFLGSILGAGKRILTGESLFMTAFYNNLVGKRKVSFASPYPGKIVPIDLTEYRGKFICQKDAFLCAAKGVSVGIEFSKRLGRGLFGGEGFIMQKLEGDGMAFVHAGGTMARKVLQPGEILRVDTGCIVGFTQDIDYDIEFIGGIKNTIFGGEGLFYAKLQGPGIVYIQSLPFSRLAGRIIASAPQAGGKQRGEGSILGGLGNILDGDNRF from the coding sequence ATGACAGCACACGAAATCGATTATACAATTTATGGAGAAGAAATGCAATATGTCGAAATAGAACTCGACCCACAAGAAGGCGTTGTAGCAGAAGCCGGTAGTTTCATGATGATGGACGACGGTATAAAAATGGAAACTATTTTTGGAGATGGTTCCACTAAAAACGAGGGTTTTTTAGGTTCCATCTTGGGTGCAGGAAAACGCATCCTTACTGGCGAAAGTTTATTTATGACAGCCTTTTATAATAATTTAGTAGGCAAACGAAAAGTGTCTTTTGCATCGCCTTACCCAGGAAAAATTGTTCCCATAGATTTAACAGAATATCGCGGTAAATTTATTTGCCAGAAAGATGCTTTTTTATGCGCAGCCAAAGGTGTAAGTGTGGGTATCGAGTTTAGCAAACGCTTGGGGCGTGGCTTATTTGGAGGCGAAGGGTTTATCATGCAAAAATTAGAAGGCGATGGTATGGCCTTTGTTCATGCTGGCGGTACCATGGCTAGAAAAGTATTGCAACCGGGTGAAATTTTAAGAGTAGATACAGGTTGTATTGTTGGTTTTACCCAAGATATAGATTACGATATCGAATTTATTGGAGGTATAAAAAACACCATTTTTGGAGGCGAAGGTTTGTTCTATGCCAAACTTCAAGGGCCTGGTATTGTATATATTCAATCTTTACCATTTAGTAGGTTGGCTGGAAGAATAATTGCATCGGCACCACAAGCAGGAGGCAAACAAAGAGGCGAAGGCAGTATTTTAGGAGGCCTCGGAAATATTCTCGATGGCGATAATAGATTTTAA
- a CDS encoding DUF4442 domain-containing protein, translated as MNLTPRKLNAFTMYKLPAAFICGVRTRHIDAGKCIVTVKYKWINTNPFKSMFWAVQGMAAEFSTGALMIGKIQESGKRISMLVTSNTATFTKKATGRITFTCNDGPLIDQALKKAIETGEGQTLWMKSVGVNEEGIEVSTFNFEWSIKVKS; from the coding sequence ATGAATCTAACTCCCAGAAAGTTAAACGCTTTTACAATGTATAAACTACCCGCAGCATTTATATGCGGTGTGCGCACAAGACATATAGATGCTGGCAAATGCATAGTAACTGTAAAATATAAATGGATTAATACCAACCCCTTTAAATCTATGTTTTGGGCAGTACAAGGTATGGCTGCCGAGTTTTCAACGGGTGCCTTAATGATAGGTAAAATTCAAGAATCTGGTAAACGCATTTCTATGTTAGTCACCTCAAATACAGCAACGTTTACTAAAAAAGCCACCGGTCGTATAACGTTTACATGTAACGACGGCCCTTTAATAGACCAGGCTTTAAAAAAAGCTATAGAAACAGGCGAGGGGCAAACTCTATGGATGAAATCGGTTGGAGTAAACGAAGAAGGCATCGAAGTATCTACCTTTAATTTCGAGTGGAGTATTAAAGTAAAAAGTTAA